A window of Candidatus Eisenbacteria bacterium genomic DNA:
CTCTTCCCGGCTGTCGTAGCCCGAGTCCCAGAAGAGATCGTTCTCGAGGCACGTCACGCCCAGGGCGCCCGCGAGCCTCCGGGCGAGACGGCCCGCCACCGTCTTCGAGTCGAGAAAGAGGAGATCCCTCTTCCCTACCTCATCGAGGACGATGCGGAGAATTCTCTCGTCCTGCATCGCCCGCGATCCCATGTGGTTGTTCACGCCGTCGAGGCCTTCGAAAGCGCCCAGGGCCGACCGTACGAGCGCGCGCACCTCCTCGTCCGTCTGCGCGACGAAGATCGCCCGCGGTCCCGGGTCCTCCTCGGGATACTCCAAGGGCTCCATCGGCAGATGAAGGAACAGGTCCTTTCCCGCCGCCCGGACCCTCTCGGCGATCCTCGTGGAGAAGGTCTCCCCGGGGAGGACCGAAATCGTGAGATCGCAGTCCAGCTCGAGGAACGCTCGTGCCGTCGGCCCGTACGCGTACCCGAAGTCGTCGATGATCAGGGCGACCCGTGGGGCGGGAACTTCCGCCTGGGGGCGGCCCGCTCCGACGGCCGTCGCGACCAGAAGGATAAGGGCCGGCGGGGCCAAGCATCTCATCGGCGGCCGAATCCCTCCCCCCGCGAGCTCCGCGGGGGAGATCGCGTGACCGCGGGACCGACCACGGCCCCGAGCCTCTGGCGGCACAACCTAGGGAGTCTATGGGCGCGGCGGCGGTTCTGTCAACCGATTTGCCGGTGCACGAGAGGCGCGGAAAAAAGGGAACGCCCCGAACGGAGCGTCCCCGGCTTCTTGTCCGAGCAAGCACGGCCGAGGACCGCGTCCGCAGTAGGAAGCGCGCGCCTCGTCCGGGCTCTAGTTGATCGGCTCCTGGTCGATCTGCTTGTAGATCACCCAGAGGCTGTCGGCGTCCGGATCCGGCCGGCAGACGAAGATCTGGTCCGAGAGGACGACGTAGTTCTTGACCCCTTCGGGATCGTTCGGGTCGTCCACGGTGACGAGGAGATCGACGAAGCTCGTCACCCTCCACCAGACCTCTCCCGGGGGCCTCTCGGCGCTGTTGTCGACCACCGTGCTCTTCGGATCCAGAGTCAGCTTGATCTGGTCGACCTTCTCGCCGCGGCTGTTGAAGCGCGCCTTGAACATCTTCCCCGTGAGAGCGAGCTCCTCAAGCTTGTCCCACCATCCCTGGGGATCGTCCGGGTCAACCTCACCCGGCAGCAGCTCGAACGTGTAGGCCTCGTCGAGCGCGGCCTCGTATCCGGTGCTGTCCATGTTGGAGTAAACGTACGGGAGCCACTTCTCGATCAGGTTACCGGTTGTCTTTCGGTTCCGGTCCGGATCGATCGGCGGTTTGCCGTTCCCATTGTCGTCCTTGGGGTTCAGCACGCAGCTCGAGGCCAAAGCGACCCCGGTGAGAAGCACGATGAGCATGAGAAGCGCGGAGAGCCCTCTTCTCCCGCCTAGAATGCGAAGCACGTCCGAGCACCTCCTGCCGATGGTTGAGTGGGCGGCGTCTCGCGCGATCTTCGTGTCCCGCCTCGACCCTTGGGGTAGGGGAAGTCGTTCGCAGGCACCCGTGGAACACTGAAAGAATACCACAGGCCCCGCGCGCTGTCAACGCGTCCACCGCCCCGCTCCGCCCGATCGTTCTAAGTATCGGGAAGATGCCGCAGTTGGATGAGCCCGTCCGGTCGAACCACACGGAAAGCTTACGGTTGCGGGCGGCCGCCGGAAGGCTCGGTTAACGACAATCCGTCAGAAGTGTGTTCCTTGCGCGGCCGCCGGGGCACGGGGCAAGGGGGTGAACCGGCGAGTTTCTGTCGGGTCCAGGCTAGTCCGGGCAGTACGAGAGGGACGCCGCCACCTCCCCCTTGTAGTAGCCCCAGCTCCGGAGCGCCCCCTTTCGGAAGTCTTCCCACCGGTAGATCCGGTATGTCCCGTCGTTCGATTCGTACCGGATGAAGAGCTTCATCGACCCGTCGAAGAGGACCGAATCCTCCCGAGAGGGGGAGACCAGCGTGACGTAGTAGACTGTCAGGTCGTAGTCGCTCTCGTAGGTGGAGTAGCCGGTGACGGACGAATCGGTGGCGATCGGGTTTCCGGTGTACTCGAGATCCATCGTGCCCATCTTAGTCTGGCTGTTGTTGAAGCACGATTGGATCCGGCTGAAAACGTCTTCCTCTCTCGCCAATCCCCAAGGCTCCTCGAAGGGAGTGTGCCCGGCGTCCGCGAGGTCGGTCGAGTCGGCTCGATCCGGAACGAAGCGAAAATCCCCTGCGAGAAGGAGCTGGTACTGCGGCCTGTGGAACGTCTCGAACGCGGTGACGAGCTTCTCGGTCACCTCTTCGGGGGACTTCGCGGGCTCGGAGGTTCCGCCGCCTCCTCCGGGAGGCTCCGCGTCCCTCGGCTCGAAGAAACAGCCGGCCATGCACAACCAGCCGGCCGCCGAGAGAAGCCCCGCCGCACGCACGATCCGATCAACGGTTGCCGTATGAATCATCTTCGTCGCCCTACAGTTTGAACGTGAGCCCGCCGTTCAGCTCCCATTCGACCCGCCGCTGCTCCCCCGTCCCCGATCCGACCGGCGCGGGGAAGACCGGCAAGGACGCATCCTGGATCTGCCGCGCCTTCAGGTTGAACGAGGCCTTCTTGGAGATCTCCTTTCGGTACGTGATCTGAGAGTAGATCTGCGCCTTCTTCTTCTCGGACTCCAGATCCTTTCCCTCTTCGAGATTGAACTGCTTGTCCACCTGAACGAACTGCCCGGTCTCGAGCGAGAGGTCTCGCCCGAGGCTGTACGTGAGCTTCAAGTTCAGGTACTGTACCTCCCCCTCGCGGCTCCGGTTGAAACGCCGCGTCGCTCCCTCCTTCTGAAAGCTCCCGCTCTCGTCGAGCTTGTAACGATACTCGAAACCGAAACGGGCGGACGCCGAGAGATCCCAGTCGATCACGGAGCGGAGCTCGGAGATCCGGGTCATCGTGTTCCGATTCGCGTCCGCCTCCTTGAAGATGTAGATGAGCGTCATCGTGTAGGCGCTGTTCATCTTGACGTTGGGGAGCGGCCGGTAGTCGATCGTCGGGGTCACCCGCCAGGTTTGGCGCGTTTCGTTGTTCGCCGACCGCGTGCGGTGGATGTTCACCGTTCGTCCCTCGTCCACCGAGAAGGTCGCCGATCCCCGAATCTTTCCAGGAGGCGAGTAGTCGATGTCGGCCGACATCCGCCGGTCCGCGTTATCGCGGTCTTGCGTGGAGTCGGTGAGCACGCGGGAGGTCATGCCAATGCTCCCCGTCGTCCGGATCTGCGTGTAGCTCCAGAGACCGCGGGCGAGATTCAGGTGGACCGAGCCCCGCTGCGACTCTCCCGTCGCGTCCGGTTCTCCCGGCTTCGGGAAGAAGGTGTCCTCCGTGGCCCCGCGTTTCAGAACGAGCTTGCTCTTGATTGCCGCCGGAAGCCGATAGCTGAGAGACGCCTCGCCGCCGTAGTCGAGACGCTCGTTCGACTGCGAGGCGTCGACCGCGAACGCTCGGCTCCCCCACGCGTAATCGAACTTCGCCTCGTACTCGGTGCGCGTCCCCGCGGCGCCGCGGATCGTCAGGTTCCCGCTCCGCCTTCGATCGGTCGCGGTCTCGACGCCTCCTGCGGGGCGGGCGAAGGAGCGGGTGGACCGCTCGGTCGACAGGGAGAGCCCGATCTTGGCGTAAGAGAGACCCTCGTAGCGGAATCGCGTCGCCGCCGTCTCCGAAGCGTCCCGGTTGTCGTCGTCCCGGCTGTCCGGCGTTTGGCTTCCCCCGGTCTCGATGGAGAAGGTGTTCCGCGTGGCGGTCCCCTGCATCTCGACGCCGAGCG
This region includes:
- a CDS encoding divergent polysaccharide deacetylase family protein; this translates as MRCLAPPALILLVATAVGAGRPQAEVPAPRVALIIDDFGYAYGPTARAFLELDCDLTISVLPGETFSTRIAERVRAAGKDLFLHLPMEPLEYPEEDPGPRAIFVAQTDEEVRALVRSALGAFEGLDGVNNHMGSRAMQDERILRIVLDEVGKRDLLFLDSKTVAGRLARRLAGALGVTCLENDLFWDSGYDSREEILENLDRLAEIARARGRAIGIGHPREATLEALVEKIPEMRRSGIRLVRVRDLLKDPPGGAGSEPSADGARVPAAPNPLR